GTGTCTTCCTCTTTAGTTACATAAGCAATAAGTCCGAATCCTATAAATAATAATGCAGTAGTAATTATTTCATTAAGTGCCTGGAAAAGACCTGCAGTAATTGCAAATTGAGTTCCAAGACCAATACCTAAACCGATAAAACCAAGCTCACCAACTGCCAAATAACCAATCATTCTTCTGAAGTCTGTTTGAGTTAAAGCCAGTGAAACACCTAGAATCATAGCCAATACTGAAAACAAAACCAATAACAGTTCAAATATTGGCAATTCATGGAATATTCTAAACATTATCAATACAATTGAAATCATTGAAATAACCGTAAATGTTTGAAGCAAAGCTGCACCATGAGGTTCTGCTTTACTGTACATTCCGGATTTTATAATATGGAACGGAGGCAAACCTGAAGCATATAACCATCCGAAGAATATTAAAGCAAATGACATTAAAAATACTGGGGAGGTATAACTTAAAGTTCCATTGTGAAGAGCCACAATTATATCAGAAATGTTAATATTACCAGTACTTGCAAGTAAGAATCCGATTCCTAAAAGCATTATCGGACTTCCAATAGATCCTAAAATCATATATTTAAGAGCCATTTCATAACTGTAATCCATAGGAGACGCAATTACAATACCTACTTGAACCAATGCAAGTATCTCAAAGAATACAAACATGTTAAATATATCATCAGTAAGCATTAATGCAGTTACAGATGCTGTACCCATGAACAATAAGAACAAATACTGTCCGGATGCTTTTTTATATTTTGACAAGTAAATAAAAGCTACTAAAAATGTTATTAAACCTACTGCAGCTATGAATATCTGTTGCAGCATGTCAAAAGCATAAGTAATAGCCGGATGATAAATTACACCAGTTGCATTATCCAACATCGGAGTATATCCTCCAAAGAAGTGCAATCCATAATTGGAAAGCAATGGAATAATCGGTAAACAGATAGCAACTACAAATGTTAATACTTTAATAGATTTATTAAATTTAGCAAAAGCATTTACAAGTATTGCACAAAGCATAGGAACTACTACCATAAGAGGAATCAAATAGTTACTCATCGTATTCCTCCTGTTTAGATGTATCAGCCAACAGTACTTTTGTACTTAAAGTTCCGTATTTCTTGTAAATAACCATTACAATAGCCAACATTACAGCCAATGTACTTGCACCGATTACAATACTGGTAAGTACCAATCCAAAAGGCAATGGATAAGCAGAGTTTACAGCAAACCATGACGGAGACATTCCAGGCATCAAAATTGGAACTACTCCTCCAGGTTTGTATCCAATAGCTATAATAAATAAATTTGCACCTTCTTCAATGAAACTAATACCAATTATTTTCTTTACAATATTATCAATGAAAATAGCTGCAAAAAGACCAACAACTACCAATGCTCCTGCAGTAAATAATGCTGCTAATTGCATATATGCCATCAGGAACCATCCCTTTGTGTTTTCTTAACAGCCAATACTAAAAATACAGGAACAATAGCTGCACCAACAATAGCTTGTGTTAAAGCAACATCCGGAGCAAGTAAAAGTTGGAAAAGCACTGCAAGAGCACCACCAGAAAATCCTGTTAAAATTGCTGCTTTTAACAAATCTTTTTGAATAAGAGCAAGAATCGCACTTAAAACTGTAATAATCATTAATATAATACTTAACATCTTATTCATCCTCACTAATCTCTAATGTAGAAATAGAAAATTTAATACTATCCTCATTACTCTCATCTGATTTATTTTCCATTTCTTTAACTTTATTTATATTATGAACAAACGGATTTTCATCGTCTGAACTTTCAACTTCCACTTCTTTATTTTTTAAATTATTTACTTTATCTTCTGAGTTATAAAAAGCATTAGCTATTGCATGTGCTGTAAATGGTGCTATAACTAAATAAATACCTGCTAAAAGATATTGTTGCAACCCAATCATTGCTATAATAAATGCAACATCAAAAACACCAACAATATGAATTCTTGCATAAATCAAATTATTCATATTTTTATCCAGGGTTAAAAATCCAATTGCAGATATTATCATTAAAATAGCTGAAATAATAAGAAGAATAGACTGAATCAACTCAACTGCAAACATTAGTCATCTCCCCCTTGTGTAACAGCAAAAGCAACAGTCCCTATAAATCCAAAAAGCACTAAAGCTAATGAAATATCTTTAAAGAATGATATGTCATACATATCCCCAACAACAAGTAAAGATAATGCAAAAGCTACAACTACAACAGAACTGCTTAAAAGCCCCATTGTTGTAGATTTATAAGCACTTGCCCTTAACGCAGCAAGCATCATTATCATTGATGCAATAACCACAAAATATTTTGAAATAAATAATATGTCCATTACTATCCCACTCAACAATTATTTAAACATATAAAGAAAACTACTCTAACATCTTCTTTATATATGGTTCAAAAGGAATAATATCTTCCTTACTTCTTGGAGAAATAGCAGCTACTTTAATAATGTTATTTTCAGAATCCAAATCAACTGACAAAGTTCCCGGAGTTAAAGAAATACTGTTAGCCAAAATTGTTTGAGAAACAGGTCTCTCTAAAACTGTCTCGATTTCTACAACTACAGGATCAATATTTTGTCTCATAATTCCATTAAACGCAACATCAAAGGTTGCTTTAAGTATTTCATAAATAAGGTCTAAGAAATAAATAATCCCATAACCTAGTCTAGTTAAAAACATTAAATAAGCTCCATTTCGTAGATTAAAAAGTCAAAATAATAAAATATAAAATTGACTACATAAACAATTATTAATTATCATGATTATTTATTATAAATGTATGCATTTAAATTTGAAGCAATAAAAAATTATTCAAATTTAAGAAAGTAATTGATAAACAAAAATTAACTATAAATTTTTCCCAAATTATTTAAAAATAATTACAATTAATCTAAAAAATTTACATCACATGCATAATCACTTAAACAAATCATAAAGCTCATTTTTAAAATAGAAAGATTTAATAACAACAAATACAAAAATTTAGATACACCTAAAAAAGTGATGTAAATGGAAATTTTAGAAAAAGCTGAACCGGCAATAATCTTTTTAGCCATTCTGTTAGGGCTTGGATTAAGTAACCTCCCTCTTTTAACATCCAATAGTGGATCTTTAATAACTTTATTTTTTTATGTTTAATGTTATATGGGCTGTTTCTGGAAGTTCCGCTTAAAGATTTAAAAAATAGCTTTAAAAATGTTAAATTCACATCCGCAAGCCTAATAATTAACTTTATCTGGACACCGCTTCTAGGATATTTTCTGGGAGTTCTATTTTTAAAAGGAAATATAGATATCTTAATCGGGTTTTTTATGCTTATACTAACCCCATGTACTGATTGGTACTTAGTATTTACAAAAATGGCAAAAGGAAATTTAAATTTGAGTTTTTCAATACTTCCAATAAATTTAATACTTCAGATTGTATTACTGCCAATATATCTAATAATCTTCTTTTCAACCAGCAATTCCATGAATTATTATGAATTAGCTTACTCAATTTTAATTGTTATTGTAATCCCCTTTATTTTAGCGCAGCTGACAAAATACATCTTAAAAAACAAAACAAAAATAAATGAAAAAATAACCCAACTTTTTTCAAAGTATCAGACAATATTTCTAGCTATTGCAGTATTTGGAATATTCAATAGCGAAGGAAGAATTGTTTTTAATAATTTAAACTCAATTTTACTAATATTCATTCCATTAATCTTGTTTTTTATCATAAATTTTATCTTAGATTTTATAGTAGCTAAAAATATGAAATTTAATTATGAAAACTATACAAGTCTGACAATGACCACTTTAGCTCGAAATTCCCCATTAGCCCTAGCTATTGCAGTAAATTCATTTCCTGAAAGTCAATTAATATTAATTGGACTGGTAATTGGACCTTTAATAGAATTACCAGTTTTATATGGAATATCAAAGCTATTATTAGCAATTAAAAAAAGATATTAAAAGAAACTAATTTAATCAAATAAATCCCACATTATGAAAAATAAATATTTGGAAAAAAGTATTGCATCAACATGATTATTTCAAACCTTCTTAAATAAATAGCTAATATGAGCAAAAGTACTATAGATAAAGTTCCAAATTGTTTATGGGACTTTTTAGAAGATAATGGGGCGAATAACTTTATTCCGGAAGGACTGAATGAATCCAGAACAATATGACTTAATAATCCTAAAAACAATCCTACAGCTATTTCAACATAATTTACAGATAGTGTTCCAAATAAAAATAAACTAATAAAAAATAATGGCAAGAATATTAAGAGCAGTTTCTTATTCAGAAATAAAAAGCTTAAAAGAGCTATCAGAATAGCCATAAACAAATAAGATGTAGGAATTATTGTTATATCCATAAGAATTTCATAGGCCCAAATAAGTATTAAAGAAACTGTCGCAGTTAATGTAAGTACACCAAAAATAGAGTGAGTGAAACTTCTGTGCTGGGAAAAATAAAAGACAGTTCCTAAAAATACTATTATTAAACCTAAATAATAAGGCAATTTTAAGATATAAAGAGATATAAACACTATCAATCCCAAAATAATCATCTTATAGACATTATCTTTTTTAAATTTATGATCAAAATCAGGAATATTAGCACCAATTACACTTAAGGCAATAATTAGAGGATTATTAAAAAACATTAAAGCCAAAATCAATGCAAATATTGTGTGTCCTTTATATGAAGACAAAAAATCACCTTAACTTTAAATTATAAGTTAATATTACAAATTAATAGCGATAGCATTTGAAAAGTATTTAAAAAAATAGTTTATTTGAAAATGAAAATAACAATCTAAATTAAAGGCACTGAATCATTATTTTTTAAAAAAAATTCCAAAATAAGATAAAAAACTTTTCATTTGCATTAAAGATTTTTCATCACTGCCTTTTCCAACTAAAGCAAATGGAGATAAAACCTCACCAGTAACTGCAGGAACTCCTTTTAAATTGCAAACATCTTCAACTGCTCCTTTGTAAATTTTTCCTGCAAATTCAAAGCTGATTACTTTACTCCCCATTTGTGCTGAAATATAATTGGCTATTAAACAGCTTTCTGGAGAAGGATTTCTGCTTGAAAATACTGATTCAAATCCAGGATTACTATTTTTAGCTGTTGAATGAAAATCACCAACAAAATTAACATCCAACTCATCAATAGCCTGCATGATTAAATTACTTAATGAATTTTTAATATGTGCTGACCTGTTTAAATCTCTTGAATTTAAAGTTCTTTCATTATTCATAGTAGCTTTTGGAGCTGCAAATGGAATAATATAAACAGTATTCTCTAATTTAGTATTGATTAATTCATTTAATAACCTTAAACTGGCCAATTGTGAAGGAAGCTCATTGCCATGAATTCCAGAAATCATTAAAATATTTACTCCACCACTTCCCAATTTAAATATAGGTGTTCCAAAAACAGCTTGTTCTAAAATAAATTGATTTAAATGAGTCAATTCTATTTTTTCAAAAAGATATTTATTTTTAGAGATGTAGCCCCCAGAATTGTTTGAAATAAAACTCATTTTCAAACCGTTAAAATCATCAAGTACTTCAAAATTCATTACTTAATATTTACTTTAAAACTTTTATTTATATTATGACACAAAGTATAATTTAAGGGATAAAATTGAAAAAATATATCAAACAGTTAATTAAGCTTATAAATTATGAAAGAGATGCCGAAATTGAATTAATGACTAATGAAATAAAAAATTTGTCTCCAAAGAAAAGAGAATCATTAGGAAGAGCCATCAATAAAGTAAAAGGAAAATATTTAGGAAAACAGTTGGGTTCTCAAATTGTACAGTTCGGAAGGTCTGAAAAAATCGAAACAGAAATCAGTGTTGGAGACATGGTTCTAATTAGTACAGGTTATCCTTTAAGAAGCGATTTAACAGGAACAGTTGTTGAAAAAGGTGCCAGATTTATTAAAGTAGCTTTTGAAAAATCAATTCCAAAATGGGCTCTTAAAAAGAAAGTCAGAATTGATTTATATGCAAATGATGTTACTTTCAGACGAATGGAAGATAACCTACTGCATTTAAACACAAAAGGGAAAAATGCTCTTGAATACTCCTTGAAAAAAAGAGACCCTAAAGAAAACAAGAAAGAAAAATATATTGATTTTATAGACAAATCCCTTAATGAGTCTCAAAAAAATGCTGTTAGAAATGCAGTAAATACTGAAAATTTCTTTTTAATACACGGTCCTTTTGGAACAGGAAAAACAAGAACATTAGTTGAGTTAATCCAACAGGAAGTAAGGCAGAACAATAAAGTCTTAGTTACAGCTGAAAGCAATAGTGCAGTTGATAACATATTAGACAGACTATCCCAAAATAAAAAATTAAAAATTACAAGATTAGGCCATCCCCAAAGAGTTTCAAAAGAAAATATCACATATTCTCTGGCTTATAAAGCTGAAAATCATCAATTGACCGGTAAAATTAATAAAAATTACAAAAGGATAGAACAAATAAGCGAAACAAGAGACCGATTCACCAAACCAACTCCTCAATATCGCAGAGGATTTAGTGATTCAGATATTCTTTATAATGCATCAAAAGGCAAAGGTGGACGTGGAATAAATTCTTCCAAAATGGAATCCATGGCTAACTGGCTTTTAGAAAATGAAAAAATTAGTGAAATTCATGACAAAATTAAAAAACTTGAAAATAAAATAGTTAAAGATATTATTAACAGCAGTGACATTATTTTATCAACCAACTCCACAGCAGCTATTGAAGAAATAGCCAGAACAAAGTTTAATGTGGTAATTGTAGATGAAGCTTCCCAGGCAACAATTCCAAGCATTTTAATTCCATTATCCAAGGCCAGAAGATTTATTCTTGCAGGTGATCATAAACAATTGCCCCCAACGATAATAAGTAAAAAAGCACATTTTCTTGAAAAAACCTTATTTGAAGAGTTAATTAAAAAATATCCCAATAAAGCAAGTTTACTGAATGTTCAGTATAGAATGAATAGCTTTTTAATGAAGTTTCCAAATTCAGAATTTTACAATGGCAATTTGAAAAGCGATTCCAGTGTTGATGATATAAATCTTGACGAAATTATTGATTCGGAAGAGTTGTCCCGTCTAAAAGAAAGTGATGTTGAAAAACAGCTGCACAACAATTTGAAACCTCTATTATTCATTGACACGTCTAATTTAAAAAACAATGAAGAAAAACATTTAAAAGATTCCAAATCCATTATCAACCAGAGCGAAGCGGCCATTGCTACTTCAATAGCTAAATTTTACCTGGGAACTGGAATTAATCCAAAGGATATTGGAATTATAAGTCCCTATGCAGATCAAGTCAATTTAATCCAGGACAAAATCCCCATTGAAGTAAAAAGTGTAGACGGTTTTCAGGGCCGTGAAAAGGAAATTATAATCATTTCAACTGTAAGAAGTAATAAAAATGGAAATATTGGATTTTTAAAAGATTTAAGAAGACTTAATGTGGCAATTACCAGAGCTAAAAGAAAATTAATAGTAATTGGCAATAAAAATACTTTAAAAGGAAATTCCACATACTCGAAATTAATTAAATTTTGTGCAAAAAATGATTTGTTGATAAATTTTAGGCATACCTAAACTTTTATATACCAGAACATACCAAGTAAATAGTAGAGAGAAAAAGTACCAACATACTTTTGAATCTCTAACTCTTAATTGGGGGGATTTTTTCTTAAATGTAAAACCCATATAACTTTTCAACCTCAATTATAAGACCCCAATTAAGAGTTCTCTTCTGTCAAACTATTTTTTATTAAACTTAACAAAGAAATTATAATATTTTTATGAAATGCTTTCAAAACCTTTTGTAGTCAGTAATTTTACAAAAGAACCACTTGGAGACATTACAATATTTCCTTTAGAATATTCTTCTAGAGCTACCTTGGTCATTGTACTTTTCTTAACTGGATCTTTAGAAGCTTCAGAAAGTGCTTTAACTAACACCATTACAGCATCACCCCTGGACATATTTCCAGTTATTCCATCATCCCTTCCATGATATCCAGAGTAATTATCATTTTGTCTTACAATATCTGTTGCACCAAGATCCGTTTCAACCCCGTCAACTTTAAGTGGCCTAATTGAATCTATAATGGCATCCAATCCGTCATCATATATAATTACTACTGCATCAGCATGCATTCCAGTATTAGCTTCTACAATTTCCTTTGCATATTCCATACCCTGTTCCGGGCCATCCCACAGACAGTCATGAAGACGCATTGGCCCTTCAAGACCACCTAAAGCTTGTTTTGTAGGATGAGTCATTCCACCAGGATATACAGGAGTATAATTAGCTATAGTTCCATTTTCCAGTTTAACCATGTATGCCATATCTACACCACCACCAGGCTGTTCATCTTTGTCACTAGCCAGGACCAATATGTTTTTATCACCTGAAGCCAGACTAGGACCTCCTAAAAAGAAACTTCCTACAAATGCAAATATCCCAATAATACATACAATAAGGATAAGTATAATCAGTTTTTTTCTTCTGTTCATATTCCCACATATCAAATATTTTTTTACATTTATTTTAACTTAATATAATAAATAATTTTTCTTTTCTTAAACATACTTTTTAATTAATGAAACAATATAATAAGACACTTCCCACATTATTTAATTAAAAAAATCAAAATAATTTTCTAAAATGGAAAAAAATTAGATTTTAAAAATATAAAACAAATTTGCAACAAACAAAGAAAAAATAAATTACAAAATTAACTGATAAATTAAAAACACTGATTTTAAATTAATATTAAATACTATTAAAAATAGAAATTAATTTATAATATTTATTATGGTGATCAAATGGACAAAGTAGTTCTTGCATTCAGTGGTGGATTAGACACTTCTGTTTGTGTTAAATTATTAGAAGAAAAATATGATGTTGAAGTTATTACTGCATGTGTAGATGTAGGACAAGGCGATGAAGAAATAGCTAAAGCTGAAAAAATGGCAAAAGAAATAGGCGGCTATAAACACTACACTATTGATGCTAAAGAAGAATTTGCAAATGAATACATAGCTAGAGGAATAAAAGCAAATGCAGAATATGAAGGATACCCATTAAGTACTGCACTTGCAAGACCTTTAATTGCTCAAAAAATTATCGATATTGCCAAAAAAGAAGGAGCAACAGCTATTGCACACGGATGTACTGGAAAAGGAAACGATCAATTCAGATTTGAAGCTGTTATTTTAGCTATGTCTGATTTAGATATTATTGCACCAATCAGAGAATTAAACTTAACAAGAACTGAAGAACAAGCTTATGCTGCTGAAAAAGGCATCAAATTAAACTCTGATAAAATTTACAGTATTGATGAAAACATTTGGGGAAGATCCATTGAGGGGGATATTTTAGAAGATCCTGCAAATGAACCTCCTGAAGAAATTTATGCATGGACTGCTTCTGCTGAAGATGCACTTGACACCCCTCAAAAAGTATCTATTGAATTTGAAGAAGGTATCCCAGTAGCTATAAATGGAGAAATGATGCCCCTTATTGACATTATTAAAGAAGCTAATAAAATTGCTGGTGAAAATGGTATTGGTAGAGTAGATACTATTGAAAACAGAATGATCGGACTTAAAAGTAGGGAAACCTATGAAGTTCCAGGTGCTAAATTACTGATTGCGGCTCACCAGGCATTAGAGGAATTAGTACTTACTACTGATGAATTAAGATTTGCAGAGTACATGAGTACACTTTATGCTGATTTAGTATACAGAGCATTATGGCAAGAACCTTTAAGAGAAGATATCGATCAAGCTATTGACCATATGCAAAGAAGAGTAAGTGGTGAAGTTACAATGAAACTCTTTAAAGGTTCCATTGCACCATTAACCAGAGAATCTCCTTTCAGCTTACACAGTATTGAACAAATTACTTTTGAAGATAAAGAAACTGATCAAAGAGAAGTTGAAGGTATGATCAAATACCACGGTTTGCAGGCTGCAAACTATCAAAAACTTAACAGATAGCTTAAACAGCTATCTTAAATTACTTTTTTTAAAAAAAAATAAAAATTAGTTACTATCAACTAATAGCAACTAATTAAATGGTCCAGGTATTTCACAAACATCATTGTCTTTAGCCAGATAAGTATATACCAATGCTGCAGCAATAGCTCCTGCAATTGGACCTATTAAATAAATTGGGAAATATATCCAAAGATTTATTCCGCCAACCAAATAATCCATCAAATAAGGAGCAAATGTACGTGCAGGATTTATAGAACCTCCAGTAAATGGTCCTAAAAAGATAATAACTGCAGTTACTGTAAAACCAATAGATAAACCTGCAAAATTAGGAGTAGCTTTTTTATCAACAGCAACACCCATTATTACAAGCACTAAAAAGAAAGTTCCAATAAATTCCGCAAATATTGTTTGTAAATAACTTACACCCATGCCAGGAGCAGTTGCACCTAAACCTCCAACAACTACTGAAGGCATTCCTAAACATAAAAATACTGCTAAACTTCCGAAACAAGCTCCGATTATCTGAGCTACAATATAATACACAGAATCTGCTAAAGAAATATTTTTACTAAGCAGCAATCCAATTGTAACTGCAGGATTTAAATGAGCTCCTGAAATTCTTCCAAAAAGATAGATACAAACCATTACAGTTAAACCAAATGCCAGTGCAATAGCTATCCAATCTCCCAAACCGCCTAAAATTCCAATGCCCACATTATTTGGATTAACTGATTCTGATATCATCAATGTGATAACTGCAGAACCTGTTCCAAAAAATACTAAGAAAAATGTTCCAAGCAATTCAGCAATGAATTTTTTTCCAATACCGCATGGCGCCATATAACACACCTACTTTATACTGCATCTTTCCACTGACAGAAATCATGTCTGAAATCAATTAATGAAGCAGACGCACAATTCTTACAACCTTTAACTGGAGATCCAGCATCTTCTTTATTAAGAGCCATGATATTTGTCATCATAGTTGCAGTTATTGGTTCACTGGTAAGCAAACAAGGATAATCTGCCAATCTCATTAAAGAAGAGAACCTTACAGAAATTGCACATGCCGGATATGCATACCTTTGAGGGTTCATAATCACTTCATTTTCTTCAACAGAATTTAAATTAACTTCAAAACCAGAAACTAATGGTTTTAATATACCTGATTCAGAAGCTCTTCCTTTTCTAGCTTTGTCTAAAAATCCCCAACCTCTGTAAATCATGTCCATAAAGTCACAGTTGTGCAGCTCTGCAGCAGCACCTCTTGTTGGAAACTGCTGAACAAAATTATGGAAACGTTTAGTCAATAAATCAACAATCATAACTGCATTGAAACCGTCTAATTCAAGAATATACTCAGTTGCACATGCTGATGAACCAGTAGCAAGTGACAATACATCAAATACGCTTTTAAAATTGTCTAAATTATCTCTTAATGATGTTTCAATAACATCTGTTGTAGCCTCAATAATTCCCATCGTCATGTCATCCTTACACATATTGAATGTTGACTGAGAAATATGATGAGCAATATCACCTACACAGTATGCAGGAACAGTTAAAATATTACCATAGTGGACATCATCTTCCATTGCTGCAATAACTGTACTTCTCATTTTTTTCTTATAGGAATTCATATATTTTCTTACATCAAAAGAAGAGTGACCTGCATTATCCATAAGCTGGCCTTGGGCTTCAATTGGGTTTTTATATATGTTTTGTAACGTAGCTATTTCTTCACTAACTGCTTCGGCAGCTGTTGAACCGCCTTCCAAAGCATTAGCAAAAGCTTCCCCAACACCATAAGAAGTATTCATACCCCATGATTTAGCAGCTAAAATAGCTTGCTTATGATTTTCAGGAATATCTGTTTCTAACAGTATTTGATTAACAACATTACTTGTACTTCCAGGAATTAAAGCAAAATCAACAACACATGTAGGACCATAAAAACCTCCATAACGTCTTATAACTTCTTTTCCAATTAATGCTTCACATGAAGCTATCTTATCTATAAATTTATCTAAGCTATCTGAAAAACCAGCATCTTCTTCAGTTAATATCTCAAGAACCGGAGGAGTTTGATAATGCTCAACAAAAGGATCATCTTCAGGTATAACAGTATCTGTAAGACTGCACAATGTATCAAAATGTGTTTTAACAGAATTTACATGTAAATCAAACACACTTTGAGCCTGATTATCAATAGCCTCCATTTTTGATGCTACTCTAACATAAGGTTCTGCATCTTTTATTTTAAAATCAGTCCCTCGTTTTTTCTTAATTGTGTCAATGTCGGCTCTTTGAGCAGCCATTGATTCATCAATCATTTTCTCAAATAACTCTCTCATTTTAACCCACTCCACAGAAAAGTTGAATTTAAAATAATTCAACTTATTTAATATATGTAATCTTTATAAATTATAAAATTAACTGAAAACTATATATTACATAGCAAATAATGCTATACTATGAACAAAATAGAAAAACTGCAAGAGATTATAGATGCTTCAGACAATATTGTATTTTTTGGAGGTGCAGGAGTATCAACTGAAAGTGGAATTCCTGATTTCAGAAGTGAATCCGGAATTTTTAAAAGCCTGGAAAAATATGGCGATACACCTGAGAGATTAGTTTCACATAGCTATTACTTAGAACATACGGATAAGTTTTTTAGCTATTATAAAGACTGTTTAATTTTTCCAGAAGCAGAGCCTAATCCTGCACATTATACTCTGGCCAGATTAGAAAAGGAAGGGAAATTAAAGGCAATAATTACACAAAATATTGATGGCCTACACCAGAAGGCAGGAAGCAAAAACGTATTGGAGCTTCACGGAATTGTTTATCGAAATTACTGTGAAATATGTAAAAAAAAATATGATCTGAACTTTATTTTAGAAAGTGAAGGTATCCCTCACTGTACCTGCGGAGGAATTATAAAACCTGATGTTGTTTTATACGAAGAAGCACTGGATATGAATATTTTAAATAAATCAGCCCAATACATTATGTCTGCAGATACTTTAATTGTTGGTGGAACATCACTTGTCGTATATCCTGCAGCAGGACTTATAAATTATTTCAAAGGCAAAAATTTAGTTTTAATTAACAAAAGCCAGACAGACTACGATAATCTAGCTACTTTAGTAATTAATGAGGCTATCAGAGAAACATTAGCTAAAATAAAGTAGAAAGTGCAGATTTTAACTACACTCACATAATATACTGCTTAACAGGTTCTTGAGTAATATTAGCTAATAAGTCATCCAGATTTATAACTGGCTGAGTTCCATTTTGAGAGGTTGTAACTGTAAACATCATATCCCCATCAAAAAACATGAATAATACTACACTTTCATTAGAATTAGTTGAGTTTACCATAGATATTTCATAACCTGTAACATTAGAATGGGTTTTTTGAATCGCAGAAGATACATCTAAACCAGGAATATCTTCACTGAATTCTTCAGACATTAAAGAAGGAATATTAGCCCATTCTTCATCAAATTCTTCTTTAGTTACATCAATAGGAACTGCACTAATCATTATCTCCCCTGTTCCAGTAGATGTAAAATTATCAAAAAAGACATCTGTTGTATATCCCTCATCATCATAATATTCTTCATCAACATAATTTTCATCAATACTTACCATTTCCCTAATCTCATCATCAGTTAAGTTTCCATACATAAAAAGTTGAGTTCAA
This genomic stretch from Methanobrevibacter smithii ATCC 35061 harbors:
- a CDS encoding NAD-dependent protein deacylase, translated to MNKIEKLQEIIDASDNIVFFGGAGVSTESGIPDFRSESGIFKSLEKYGDTPERLVSHSYYLEHTDKFFSYYKDCLIFPEAEPNPAHYTLARLEKEGKLKAIITQNIDGLHQKAGSKNVLELHGIVYRNYCEICKKKYDLNFILESEGIPHCTCGGIIKPDVVLYEEALDMNILNKSAQYIMSADTLIVGGTSLVVYPAAGLINYFKGKNLVLINKSQTDYDNLATLVINEAIRETLAKIK